The Sorghum bicolor cultivar BTx623 chromosome 6, Sorghum_bicolor_NCBIv3, whole genome shotgun sequence genome contains the following window.
AGAGGACGACGCTGTGAGGTTGAAACAGAGCTATGCGCCTGGCTTGTGGTCTACCGCGGGCCGGGCCAGCCCTGGGCCGTTCGCAGCCGCgcgtcgaccgttcgactgagTGGGCACTAATCGTCCGCGTTGCATGCAGCGCCCGAAGTGGACCACAAAATAAGCCCATATCGGCCCATCCCAGTCTTACGCGGAAAATGCTAATCCACGCGACAAAGCAAAAGCGTCAGTCTAACTCGTATCACCACTAAAGATGGGGATGTCCCTCAAAATGCTTTTTAAAATTTAGCCAACTTTAAGGAAATATTAATTCACTAGAGTTTAGCAACTGCTAAACTTTAGACCATGAGATAGAAACAAAAACTACTCTAACCATATAAAACATGTAATTTAAGCAATCATATCACTCGAGAAATACACTCAAATTTCTCACGAAATCGATGTGATTTTAGCCACCAGTCACACAAGTGACCACTCTTCGTATCACGAAGGCAAAGCGTACCGACAAGGGAAAGGCAGAAAACCGCGGAAAAATTCGGGGGCGACGGGGTAAACGCCATGAAAAGTCGCTGATTGGTGCGCGGGTAGCGGTCGTCGCCCCCTCGGCCTCCCTGGCCTTCGGCTTCGGCTCGGCCGGCTCTActcctgccctgccctgccctgccggCAAACGCAACAACACGAAGCGGGGCGTGGGGAGCGGTGCGGGTGCGGGGGGCGAGGATCGAGGGCAACGTGGCCGTGGCGTGGCACGGCCGCGAGGGGGGAGGGCGCCTTTGCTTGCAGGAGAGAGCTGCTATAAAAAGGCGCGCGAGATCCAGATCTGGGCCGATGCGACCGCCCTCGCTgctctccctcaccctcgactCCGCGCTCCTCCGCATCGCCCACATCGCCGACCTCTCCCACCTCCCTGACCACCTCGTCATCGACCTCTTCCGTGTAGGTACCCCGCCGCGCCCTCCGCCCCTCTCGAATCTGTTCCCACTACCTGTACTGTACTGGTGCCAAGGCTACGCGTCCGCGTGCGTGGTTTCGGTTTGGGCACATTTTGCGATGTGGAATTAGTAGTTTCGGATTGATCATGGTGCACCGGGCTGGGTTTGCCCGCTCCTTCAGCGGTTACATGCTGCCTGATTCGTTCTGGTTATGCTGTGCCGCGTGCACGTTTGATAGAACTTGTGGAATTGTAGGAGGGGGCGAGGGTTCCGATCACTTGTTATGGGATCTCCCGCTTTGCTAAAAGTTGTCAAATGCGGTGATGTATCAGCAGTTTTGATTGTGTTTCCTTGTTTGATACTGCATTGATTTAGTTGATCTTGTTAATGCTACCTAAAAAGAACTGGATTTATGGGTAAGTCGGTCATGATAGAGTTGACAAGGTATGGGGAATCAGTAGGGGATGCCTTAATGATGGTCATGAACTCATGATGAGGCACTCCACAACAAGCCCGCAGCAATATGATGGTCACAATTCGGTTTCTGAACCCACACATTTGGAATTTGGGAATCATTTATCATTTTTCAGTTATGATGATGTAGGTGAAAATGAAATCATATCACAGCCGCACAGGAGTGTGCGGACTGATGTCCTCTTACGTTACGAGCGATCCAATATTTACAGATCAGAATGTGTTTTATAATGTGTCCTTGCATTTTGATTGCAGAGAACCCTCAGTGCTGGTAAGCTGACAGAGAAAGTTCTCAAGTTGTTTCTGGCAACTGGCTGTGAGGAAATCATCTTGGCTGTTCAGTTGCTCAACATTAAGCAGCCACTCGTACCAGTCCTCCCCACAAGTATGTTTACACCATATTACCCTTTGCTCATTGAGTTATTATGCTCACATAGTCACATCAGCTTTTTGTGTTCACATGGCATCTGCTTGTCTGCAGGGTGCTCTGAGAGGTTCTAGACCTGCTGCTGCTTACATCATTTTGATTACCTGAGAAGATGCCTTTGGAAATTCAAGATAGTGAGGTCGACATTGTGATTGCGGCACTCCAGCCCAACCTGACCACTTTCTTTGAGGCATGGCGGCCATTTTTCTCTCGTTTCCACATCATTGTTGTCAAAGATCCAGACATGGCAGAGGATCTTCAAATCCCTACAGGTTTTGATCTCAAGGTTTACACCAAGTCAGATATTAATGGGGTGCTTGGTTCCTCATCCATAAACTTCTCTGGTCACTCATGCCGTTACTTCGGGTATCTTGTCTCACGCAAGAAGTATGTGATTTCAATTGATGACAATTGCCTCCCAGCGAAGGACACTGCTGGGTTGACTGTTGATGCTGTTGCACAGCACATGGCCAATCTGAAAACACCTGCTACACCTTTCTTTTTCAACACACTCTATGATCCATACCGGAAAGGTGCTGACTTTGTCCGTGGTTACCCATTCAGCCTGCGTGAGGGAGTTGAGTGCATGCTCTCATGTGGTTTGTGGATGCATAATGCTGACTACGACCCAATGACTCATGTTGTGAAGAGAAATCAACGAAACACAACCTATGTGGATGCTGTGATGACAGTTCCGCTTGGTGCGATGCTGCCTGTGAGTGGGATAAATGTTGCATTCAACCGCGATGTGCTGGGGCCTGCTATGTTCCCAGGCCTGCGTCTCCGAAAGGAAGGGAAGCACAGATGGGATACTCTTGAAGACATATGGAATGGCTTATGTGCTAAAGTAGTTTGCGACAGCTTGGGATATGGTGTGAAGACTGGACTGCCTTATGTGATGAGAAGTGATGCAGAAGCAGGTAAAGCTCTGGAGAGCTTGAAAGATTGGGAAGGCGTAAAAATCATGGATGATGTTCTTCCATTCTTCCAGTCGCTCAAGCTATCTAGGACTGCAGTTACTGTTGATGATTGTGTTAAGGAGCTAGCTGGAATTGTCCGTGAGAAGCTAGGACCCAAGAATGCAATCTTCACCAAAGCAGCCGATGCTATGGTGGAATGGAACAACCTCTGGAAAGCACATGGAGCTCAGAATGCGTAGATTGGAGTTTGCGTGTCACCTACAGAGCATCTATAATTGTTTGGAATACTTGTTTTTCAGTTTAAAATTTTCCTTGTGGAACTCATGAAGCTGAAATAAACAACAGTCCTGTATGCCGTGAATTTGGCATGAGTCGTTGAGCATCTCATTGTATACGCTTAAGAATTATGTAATGTAATGCATCTTTTGAACCTGTgatgtcttcttgcatcttgtTAAACGCACTCTGCTAAGAGGTTGGACGCCGGCTCAGTTCAACGCAACCTCTGGGCAGCCGCTATCAAAATCTGTGCTTTGCTTTCCTCAATATCAGCCATTTATCTTACTGCAAACATGCGCTGTATATATACCGAATATATTTCTTAAGACCATTGCAGCAGAAGATTGCAGCTACCACACCCAGAAGAAGTATCTTGCAAAATTTACTAACATGCAACAAAATGTCAAGTTGGGTTTTGTATTTTTAATTAGATGTCTAATTTACAATTTTTTCACTAACATACGCTAAATATAAACAACCCTGAAGGATAGAAAGCCCAGTTTATCCTGCACCTAAACGTTGAACCTTTCTCCCGGAAAAAAGAGGGATCAGGTACAACAAGGGAGTCTGGTGCTCATGCGAATTCACCACAGCAGAAAAGTaggcaaaaagaaaaaagacacATTTTCCTCTAGGGCAAACATATACAACTTGAGAGGAAAACACATAACCCACTAAAATCACAATACTGTATTGATGTGCAGCGCTTTCAG
Protein-coding sequences here:
- the LOC8082536 gene encoding probable UDP-arabinopyranose mutase 2 isoform X1 — protein: MPLEIQDSEVDIVIAALQPNLTTFFEAWRPFFSRFHIIVVKDPDMAEDLQIPTGFDLKVYTKSDINGVLGSSSINFSGHSCRYFGYLVSRKKYVISIDDNCLPAKDTAGLTVDAVAQHMANLKTPATPFFFNTLYDPYRKGADFVRGYPFSLREGVECMLSCGLWMHNADYDPMTHVVKRNQRNTTYVDAVMTVPLGAMLPVSGINVAFNRDVLGPAMFPGLRLRKEGKHRWDTLEDIWNGLCAKVVCDSLGYGVKTGLPYVMRSDAEAGKALESLKDWEGVKIMDDVLPFFQSLKLSRTAVTVDDCVKELAGIVREKLGPKNAIFTKAADAMVEWNNLWKAHGAQNA
- the LOC8082536 gene encoding probable UDP-arabinopyranose mutase 2 isoform X2, with the translated sequence MRPPSLLSLTLDSALLRIAHIADLSHLPDHLVIDLFRRTLSAGKLTEKVLKLFLATGCEEIILAVQLLNIKQPLVPVLPTSIIQDSEVDIVIAALQPNLTTFFEAWRPFFSRFHIIVVKDPDMAEDLQIPTGFDLKVYTKSDINGVLGSSSINFSGHSCRYFGYLVSRKKYVISIDDNCLPAKDTAGLTVDAVAQHMANLKTPATPFFFNTLYDPYRKGADFVRGYPFSLREGVECMLSCGLWMHNADYDPMTHVVKRNQRNTTYVDAVMTVPLGAMLPVSGINVAFNRDVLGPAMFPGLRLRKEGKHRWDTLEDIWNGLCAKVVCDSLGYGVKTGLPYVMRSDAEAGKALESLKDWEGVKIMDDVLPFFQSLKLSRTAVTVDDCVKELAGIVREKLGPKNAIFTKAADAMVEWNNLWKAHGAQNA